GGGATTGCTCCACTTCGGCCTGCCACGCTTCGAACGCCTCCGCGCGCGTCGAGGTGCTCGCGTCGTAGGCGGCCTGGAAGTCGCCCTCGGCCGACCACCGCAGCGGGATGTCCTCGGCGTTGATCACCCGCCGGAACCAGGTGCGCTCGACCTCGGCCATGTGCTTGACCAGGCCGAGCAAGGTCAGCGTGGACGGCGGGCTCGACGCCCGGCGGAGGTCCTCGTCGGACAGCCCGTCGCACTTCATGGCGAGGGTGGCGCGGTGGAAGTCGAGGAACGTGCGCAGCATTTCGCGCTCGTCCCCGACCAGGGGCGGTTCAGGGCGTTCGGTGGTCACCGACAGTGTGTATCACGCCCGGAAATGTCGTACCGGTGA
The window above is part of the Amycolatopsis camponoti genome. Proteins encoded here:
- a CDS encoding DinB family protein, whose amino-acid sequence is MTTERPEPPLVGDEREMLRTFLDFHRATLAMKCDGLSDEDLRRASSPPSTLTLLGLVKHMAEVERTWFRRVINAEDIPLRWSAEGDFQAAYDASTSTRAEAFEAWQAEVEQSRKIEEAAESLDVTGHQARWGEDVSLRLVMLHMIHEYARHNGHADFLREAIDGVTGA